From Streptomyces sp. TLI_105, the proteins below share one genomic window:
- the hypE gene encoding hydrogenase expression/formation protein HypE, whose protein sequence is MLAWTCPAPLRDRPRIVMGHGGGGVLSAELIEHVFAPAYGGPALAHTADAAEIRIGGARLAFSTDSFVVRPLFFPGGSIGDLAVNGTVNDLAMSGARASHLSCGFILEEGVETDVVARVAQALGAAARVAGVQVVTGDTKVVEAGHGDGVYINTSGVGLIPDGVDLRPQRVVPGDVVIVSGPIGMHGVAIMSVREGLEFGVEINSDCAPLGGLVEAMLAVTRDLHVLRDPTRGGLAASLNEIAAASGTGVVVQERAVPVPEAVGNACAVLGLDPMYVANEGKLVAFVPRDHADAVLAAMRAHPVGTEAAVIGEAVETHPGMVVARTGLGGTRVVDMPLGEQLPRIC, encoded by the coding sequence ATGCTCGCCTGGACCTGCCCGGCGCCACTGCGCGACCGACCGCGCATCGTCATGGGCCACGGCGGCGGAGGAGTACTGTCCGCCGAGCTGATCGAGCACGTCTTCGCGCCCGCCTACGGCGGACCGGCCCTCGCACACACCGCCGACGCGGCCGAGATCCGGATCGGCGGCGCCCGCCTGGCGTTCTCCACGGACTCCTTCGTGGTGCGCCCCCTGTTCTTCCCCGGCGGCAGCATCGGCGACCTCGCGGTCAACGGCACCGTGAACGACCTCGCCATGAGCGGCGCCCGGGCGAGCCACCTCTCCTGCGGGTTCATCCTGGAGGAAGGCGTCGAGACCGACGTGGTCGCCCGCGTCGCACAAGCCCTCGGTGCGGCGGCGCGCGTGGCCGGCGTTCAGGTCGTCACCGGTGACACCAAGGTCGTGGAGGCCGGTCACGGCGACGGCGTCTACATCAACACCTCGGGGGTCGGGCTGATCCCCGACGGAGTCGACCTGCGCCCGCAACGGGTGGTGCCCGGAGACGTGGTGATCGTGAGCGGCCCGATCGGCATGCACGGCGTGGCGATCATGAGCGTGCGGGAAGGCCTCGAATTCGGCGTCGAGATCAACAGCGACTGCGCACCGCTCGGAGGCCTTGTCGAGGCGATGCTCGCCGTCACGCGGGACCTGCACGTGCTGCGCGACCCCACGCGCGGGGGCCTGGCAGCCTCGCTGAACGAGATCGCGGCGGCGTCGGGCACGGGCGTCGTCGTCCAGGAGCGTGCCGTCCCGGTCCCCGAAGCGGTCGGCAACGCCTGCGCGGTGCTCGGACTCGACCCCATGTACGTGGCGAACGAGGGCAAGCTCGTGGCCTTCGTCCCGCGTGACCACGCCGACGCCGTACTGGCCGCGATGCGCGCCCACCCCGTGGGCACCGAAGCAGCGGTGATCGGCGAGGCGGTCGAGACCCACCCGGGCATGGTGGTGGCTCGTACCGGACTCGGCGGCACCCGCGTCGTGGACATGCCGCTCGGAGAGCAGCTGCCGCGGATCTGCTGA
- a CDS encoding DUF6400 family protein has translation MNHGPDPRSDLVGFSIDLTVEEARRRAEVMAALGPDWDPVAVLREEEAAHALLYSGLDEEQQRLHAMLVAAGVLPGEVPGRASSA, from the coding sequence ATGAACCACGGCCCCGACCCTCGTTCCGACCTCGTCGGCTTCAGCATCGACCTCACCGTCGAGGAAGCACGTCGGCGTGCCGAAGTCATGGCGGCCCTGGGGCCCGACTGGGACCCCGTGGCCGTTCTGCGTGAGGAGGAGGCGGCGCACGCCCTGCTGTACTCGGGCTTGGACGAGGAGCAGCAGAGGCTTCACGCGATGCTGGTCGCGGCCGGTGTGCTGCCCGGGGAGGTGCCGGGCCGTGCGTCTTCCGCTTGA
- a CDS encoding bifunctional serine/threonine-protein kinase/ABC transporter substrate-binding protein produces MTEQNHELIAGRYQLVERIGQGGMGRVWRGLDQQLFGREVAVKEILFPPGMDDDAREALLRRFTGEARAAVTLSHPGVITVHDVVEHHGAPVIVMELVRGQSLAAAIRSHGRLPVRRVAEIGAAVLDALTAAHEARIVHRDIKPDNVLLAKDRVVLTDFGIAHLADATTKLSHSGIVIGTPQYMPPEQLDGKRPTPANDLWALGATLYHAVEGHPPFEAEGLHALAVAVFTRPHRPPVHAGPLTPVLDALLTKDPARRVDAAEAAEMLRGVLMSAPPRPDAPHGHGPARESEPAGGPVPAPDPTAAPAPDAAVEPSSAPTMPKQTPSSTPSVATPTVPDSPGAEAGPPRHPVPDRPTAPPVVVTPDEQQRTLGATARSEQEDGASAGGRGLTRRSAVLGTALAVLATGSLLTWSLTRDDDARSGGRAGGSGPASSVTVRIGVDAPLSGGLSSMGAGIRNSAELAVRTANETGHVPGVTFEITAVDDEADPAKGAANAARFVSDDKLVGVVGPLNSGVARTLVPALSRAGIVNVSPGNTDPALTLGPDWASGARVRPYSTYFRTIGTDVDQGPFAARYLHGAGKTKLYVVDDASSHGTALTSGLTAEWKKLGGTVVGTEQVDPAERSFAGLAVRVRSSGAEAVYFGGYYDTAAPLSQQLKQAGVAVPLMGGDGIFDQQYLTGNPQADGDLATQIGAPATESAAGRDFLTRYSGAGYSQPPGWYGPYAYDATWALIEAVKAVVKAEGGTPADGIRAELPRAVEQLAFDGVTGRVAFNGGDTVNRRLTVYRVDGGSWQARTTGSSAP; encoded by the coding sequence GTGACCGAGCAGAACCACGAACTCATCGCCGGCCGGTACCAACTGGTCGAACGTATCGGCCAAGGCGGCATGGGCCGGGTCTGGCGTGGTCTTGACCAGCAGCTCTTCGGACGCGAAGTCGCCGTCAAGGAAATCCTCTTCCCACCGGGCATGGACGACGACGCCCGTGAGGCGCTGCTCCGGCGGTTCACGGGCGAGGCGCGTGCGGCGGTCACTCTCAGCCATCCGGGGGTCATCACCGTCCATGACGTCGTGGAGCATCACGGCGCCCCGGTCATCGTCATGGAGCTGGTCCGTGGCCAGTCCCTGGCCGCTGCGATCCGCAGCCATGGCCGGCTGCCCGTACGGCGCGTGGCCGAGATCGGCGCCGCCGTCCTCGACGCGCTGACCGCGGCGCACGAGGCGCGGATCGTCCACCGCGACATCAAGCCGGACAACGTGCTCCTGGCCAAGGACCGTGTCGTCCTGACCGACTTCGGCATCGCCCACCTCGCGGACGCCACGACCAAGCTGAGCCACAGCGGGATCGTCATCGGTACGCCGCAGTACATGCCGCCGGAGCAGTTGGACGGCAAGCGCCCGACCCCGGCCAACGACCTGTGGGCGCTCGGCGCCACCCTGTACCACGCCGTCGAGGGGCACCCCCCGTTCGAGGCGGAGGGTCTCCACGCCCTCGCCGTGGCCGTGTTCACCCGCCCGCACCGGCCGCCGGTCCACGCCGGTCCGCTCACGCCCGTGCTGGACGCCCTCCTCACCAAGGACCCGGCACGACGCGTGGACGCCGCGGAAGCGGCTGAGATGCTCAGGGGCGTACTGATGTCCGCCCCTCCCCGCCCCGACGCGCCCCACGGGCACGGCCCCGCACGGGAATCCGAGCCGGCCGGCGGACCGGTACCCGCCCCCGATCCGACGGCGGCTCCGGCACCGGACGCGGCGGTGGAGCCCTCCTCCGCCCCGACGATGCCGAAGCAGACTCCCTCGTCGACACCGTCCGTGGCGACCCCCACGGTCCCGGACTCCCCCGGGGCCGAGGCGGGCCCCCCGCGTCACCCCGTGCCGGACCGGCCGACGGCCCCGCCGGTCGTCGTAACCCCGGACGAGCAGCAGCGCACGCTCGGTGCGACGGCTCGATCAGAGCAGGAAGACGGGGCGTCCGCAGGAGGGCGGGGCCTCACCCGGCGCTCCGCGGTCCTGGGTACGGCACTCGCCGTGCTCGCCACGGGATCCCTCCTGACCTGGTCCCTCACCCGCGACGACGACGCACGGAGCGGCGGCCGGGCGGGTGGCAGCGGGCCGGCGTCCTCCGTCACGGTGAGGATCGGGGTGGACGCGCCCCTCAGCGGCGGACTCTCCTCGATGGGCGCCGGTATCAGGAACTCCGCCGAACTGGCGGTCAGGACCGCCAACGAAACCGGGCACGTCCCCGGTGTGACCTTCGAGATCACGGCCGTGGACGACGAAGCCGACCCCGCCAAGGGCGCGGCCAACGCCGCTCGGTTCGTGTCCGACGACAAACTGGTGGGGGTGGTCGGCCCGCTCAACTCCGGCGTCGCCCGCACTCTGGTGCCGGCGCTGTCACGCGCGGGCATCGTCAACGTGTCACCGGGCAACACCGACCCGGCCCTGACGCTGGGCCCCGACTGGGCGTCGGGGGCCCGCGTCCGTCCGTACTCCACCTACTTCCGGACGATCGGCACGGATGTCGACCAGGGGCCGTTCGCCGCCCGGTACCTGCACGGGGCCGGGAAGACCAAGCTCTACGTCGTCGACGACGCGAGCAGCCACGGCACCGCCCTCACCTCCGGCCTCACGGCCGAGTGGAAGAAGCTCGGGGGGACCGTCGTCGGCACCGAGCAGGTGGATCCCGCGGAACGCTCCTTCGCGGGCCTCGCCGTCAGGGTGCGGTCCTCGGGCGCCGAAGCCGTCTACTTCGGCGGCTACTACGACACCGCGGCACCGTTGTCCCAGCAGCTCAAGCAGGCGGGAGTGGCCGTCCCCCTGATGGGTGGCGACGGCATCTTCGACCAGCAGTACCTCACGGGGAACCCCCAGGCCGACGGCGACCTCGCGACCCAGATCGGCGCACCCGCAACGGAGTCGGCGGCGGGACGCGACTTCCTGACCCGGTACAGCGGAGCGGGCTACTCCCAGCCGCCCGGCTGGTACGGCCCCTACGCCTACGACGCGACCTGGGCCCTCATCGAAGCGGTGAAGGCCGTCGTGAAGGCGGAGGGCGGCACACCGGCCGACGGCATCCGGGCGGAACTGCCGCGAGCCGTCGAGCAGCTGGCCTTCGACGGCGTCACCGGCCGCGTCGCCTTCAACGGCGGTGACACCGTCAACCGTCGGCTGACGGTGTACCGGGTGGACGGCGGGAGCTGGCAGGCCAGGACGACCGGATCTTCCGCCCCCTGA
- a CDS encoding metallophosphoesterase, with amino-acid sequence MTETSNTRSAAQEAQGAYRTRLQRLMRHIPVVAPFLLWAVPCGVLLHTGQRWPLPVTLIGTALFALGLIGMPLAMVRGHGRRQQDRAAIVGDTLLGGIWILFTWSVLLGVLLRFALTVVGVGDGQGRARIVTWTVLGVTAVLLAWGYAEARRVPRVRRLDVPLPRLGAGLDGTRVVLITDTHYGPLDRARWSARVCETVNSLEADLVCHTGDIADGTAERRRAQAAPLGTVRATRARVYVTGNHEYYSEAQGWVDLMDELGWEPLRNRHLLLERGGDTLVVAGVDDVTAESSGLAGHRAHLAGALQGADPDLPVLLLAHQPKFVDRAAAHGIDLQLSGHTHGGQIWPFHHLVRLDQPTVAGLSHHGARTLLYTSRGTGFWGPPFRVFAPSEITLLVLRSPQRSTSP; translated from the coding sequence GTGACAGAGACCAGCAACACCCGATCCGCCGCCCAGGAGGCGCAAGGGGCGTACCGGACCCGATTGCAGCGCCTGATGCGCCACATCCCCGTGGTCGCCCCCTTCCTCCTGTGGGCCGTGCCGTGTGGGGTTCTCCTGCACACCGGTCAGCGCTGGCCGCTCCCCGTCACCCTGATCGGCACCGCCCTCTTCGCCCTCGGCCTGATCGGAATGCCGCTTGCGATGGTGCGTGGCCACGGTCGTCGCCAGCAGGACCGGGCGGCAATCGTCGGTGACACGCTGCTGGGCGGCATCTGGATCCTGTTCACCTGGTCTGTTCTGCTCGGTGTCCTGCTGCGGTTCGCCCTGACCGTGGTCGGTGTCGGTGACGGGCAGGGCCGGGCCCGGATCGTCACGTGGACCGTCCTCGGTGTCACCGCCGTACTGCTCGCCTGGGGGTACGCCGAGGCCCGCCGCGTGCCGCGCGTGCGCCGACTCGATGTGCCGCTCCCGCGTCTGGGAGCCGGGCTGGACGGCACCCGAGTCGTTCTGATCACCGACACCCACTACGGTCCGCTCGACCGCGCCCGCTGGTCGGCACGGGTCTGCGAGACGGTCAACAGCCTGGAAGCCGATCTGGTGTGCCACACCGGTGACATCGCGGACGGCACGGCCGAACGCCGTCGCGCCCAGGCCGCTCCACTGGGCACCGTGCGGGCGACGCGGGCCCGGGTCTACGTCACCGGCAACCACGAGTACTACAGCGAGGCCCAGGGCTGGGTCGACCTGATGGACGAGCTGGGCTGGGAGCCGCTGCGCAACCGTCATCTGCTGCTCGAACGCGGCGGTGACACCCTCGTGGTCGCAGGTGTCGACGACGTCACCGCCGAGTCCTCCGGACTGGCGGGTCACCGCGCCCACCTCGCCGGAGCCCTCCAGGGCGCCGATCCCGACCTGCCCGTCCTCCTGCTCGCCCACCAGCCCAAGTTCGTCGACCGGGCGGCGGCCCACGGCATCGACCTCCAGCTCTCCGGCCACACCCACGGCGGCCAGATCTGGCCCTTCCACCACTTGGTCCGCCTCGACCAGCCCACCGTCGCCGGCCTCAGCCACCACGGCGCTCGCACCCTCCTCTACACCAGCCGCGGCACCGGCTTCTGGGGCCCGCCCTTCCGTGTCTTCGCCCCCAGCGAGATCACCTTGCTCGTGCTCCGCTCCCCGCAGCGGTCCACCTCGCCGTAA
- a CDS encoding TetR/AcrR family transcriptional regulator translates to MTTPSSKAGTKGVPRADREQQILAAATEEFGRHGYEATTVAAIAVRVGVTKPLLHQYFGSKQGLYLACLDPIGDQLLDAIRTAMAGHDTDAPPTPLRVLNALFTALDGQREAWFVLYDPTLPPGSDAAQRAAYYRDAIDDLAATGTAELLHTAGTTDPLDADALKHAWRGLCTALIRWWINHPDQSPEAMTRRCARLTEAAHSIFAAGDDNT, encoded by the coding sequence ATGACAACGCCCTCCTCCAAGGCCGGCACCAAGGGCGTGCCGAGAGCCGATCGCGAACAACAGATCCTGGCCGCGGCCACCGAGGAGTTCGGCCGCCATGGCTACGAGGCGACCACCGTGGCCGCCATCGCCGTACGGGTCGGCGTCACCAAGCCGCTGCTGCACCAGTACTTCGGCAGCAAGCAGGGCCTCTACCTCGCCTGCCTCGACCCGATCGGCGACCAGCTGCTGGACGCCATCCGCACCGCCATGGCCGGACACGACACCGACGCGCCACCCACCCCCCTGCGCGTCCTGAACGCCCTCTTCACCGCACTCGACGGGCAGCGCGAGGCGTGGTTCGTCCTCTACGACCCCACACTGCCGCCCGGCAGCGACGCCGCCCAGCGCGCCGCGTACTACCGCGACGCCATCGACGACCTCGCCGCGACCGGTACCGCCGAACTCCTGCACACAGCCGGAACCACCGACCCGCTGGACGCCGACGCCCTCAAACACGCCTGGCGCGGCCTGTGCACCGCTCTGATCCGCTGGTGGATCAACCACCCCGACCAGTCGCCCGAGGCCATGACCCGGCGCTGCGCCCGGCTCACCGAGGCCGCCCACAGCATCTTCGCCGCCGGCGACGACAACACCTGA
- a CDS encoding FAD-binding oxidoreductase, translated as MSAIPSAPRSARTRSWWGWGYTDAHPDDAECAAMGALLPGTLARPLPIPRIADLPIARPAVTPPSSLAHLVTGEPRARAAHAMGKAYRDVIRALRARPGRIPDLVAHPTGDREVADLLDWAGEHGVAVIPFGGGSSVVGGVEYRGDTHRAVLSLDLTSMDRVLEIDTAGRSAHIQAGALGPVLEEQLRPHGLTLRHFPQSFEFSTLGGWLATRAGGHYATVHTHIDDFVQSLRVITPAGAGTSWRLPASGAGPSPDRLFLGSEGALGVISEAWMRLQERPRHKASASVAFTDFHRALDAVRAIAQSDLAPANCRLLDAGEALLSGASHDGSSVLVLGFESATGPVGDRLASAVDLARAHSGRAETRSADRDTSADSAVSAWRSAFLRMPYLRDGLARMGAVVETFETAATWDKIPALIDAVRTEVGAAALKTTGHPATINCRLTHVYPDGAAPYFTVAVAGRPGDEVEVWDDIKAVAGEILHRHRATITHHHAVGRDHRAGYDLQRPEPFALALRAAKDALDPHRILNPGVLLD; from the coding sequence ATGTCTGCGATCCCCTCCGCGCCCCGCTCCGCCCGTACCCGTTCCTGGTGGGGCTGGGGCTATACCGACGCCCACCCCGACGACGCCGAATGCGCTGCGATGGGGGCCCTGCTCCCGGGCACCCTGGCCCGCCCGCTGCCGATACCCCGTATCGCCGACCTGCCCATCGCCCGACCCGCCGTGACGCCCCCGTCCTCCCTGGCGCACCTGGTCACCGGTGAGCCGCGGGCGCGCGCCGCCCACGCCATGGGCAAGGCCTACCGCGACGTCATCCGGGCCCTTCGTGCCCGTCCCGGCCGGATCCCCGACCTCGTCGCCCATCCCACCGGCGACCGGGAGGTGGCCGACCTGCTGGACTGGGCCGGCGAGCACGGCGTGGCCGTCATCCCCTTCGGCGGCGGCTCCTCGGTGGTCGGCGGCGTGGAGTACCGCGGCGATACCCACCGCGCCGTGCTGTCGCTCGACCTGACCTCGATGGACCGCGTTCTGGAGATCGACACGGCCGGCCGCTCGGCTCACATCCAGGCAGGAGCCCTCGGCCCCGTGCTGGAAGAGCAGCTGCGGCCCCACGGCCTGACCCTGCGCCACTTTCCGCAGAGCTTCGAGTTCTCCACCCTCGGCGGTTGGCTGGCCACCCGGGCCGGCGGCCACTACGCCACCGTCCACACCCACATCGACGACTTCGTACAGTCCCTGCGTGTGATCACACCCGCCGGAGCCGGTACGTCCTGGCGCCTGCCCGCCTCCGGCGCCGGCCCGTCGCCCGACCGGCTCTTCCTCGGATCCGAGGGCGCGCTCGGCGTCATCAGCGAGGCATGGATGCGTTTGCAGGAACGCCCCCGCCACAAAGCCTCCGCGTCCGTGGCCTTCACCGACTTCCACCGCGCGCTGGACGCCGTGCGCGCCATCGCCCAGTCCGACCTCGCCCCGGCCAACTGCCGCCTGCTCGACGCCGGCGAGGCCCTCCTCTCCGGCGCCTCCCACGACGGCTCCTCCGTCCTGGTCCTGGGTTTCGAATCCGCCACCGGACCCGTCGGCGACCGCCTCGCGAGCGCGGTGGACCTGGCCCGCGCCCACAGCGGCCGAGCCGAGACGCGCTCGGCGGACCGCGACACCTCGGCCGACTCGGCAGTGAGCGCCTGGCGTTCGGCGTTCCTGCGCATGCCCTACCTGCGTGACGGCCTGGCCCGCATGGGCGCCGTCGTCGAGACCTTCGAGACCGCCGCCACCTGGGACAAGATCCCCGCCTTGATCGACGCCGTCCGTACCGAGGTCGGCGCCGCCGCCCTGAAGACCACAGGACACCCGGCCACCATCAACTGCCGTCTGACCCACGTCTACCCCGACGGGGCCGCCCCCTACTTCACCGTGGCCGTCGCCGGCCGACCCGGCGACGAGGTCGAGGTCTGGGACGACATCAAGGCCGTCGCCGGTGAGATCCTGCACCGTCACCGCGCCACGATCACGCACCACCACGCCGTCGGCCGTGACCACCGCGCCGGCTACGACCTCCAGCGCCCGGAGCCCTTCGCGCTGGCACTGCGCGCCGCCAAGGACGCCCTGGACCCCCACCGCATCCTGAACCCCGGCGTCCTGCTCGACTGA
- a CDS encoding SMP-30/gluconolactonase/LRE family protein yields MPSKGRATCRWARRLAAAVGLVALCALPTTMAGATPSQAGRASAHAPLYVSDYGNNRVVALPTRGGDQTSVPFEGLVRPTGMVWDASGRLYVSDTGNNRVVVRAAHGSGQSTVPTDGLSRPLGLALDRAGNLYVADSFNDRVVKVSVASGTQTTVPTTGLLHPWGLALDAAGNLYVSDFVNDRVVKVAGDGSGQSTIPAVGLSQPTGLALSAAGDLYIADSGNNRVVKIAEGGGQTTVPTTGLSDPLGLALDGCGGLYIADGFNNRVVRVQETGGGQTTLPATGLNTPTGLAFPPMGNRP; encoded by the coding sequence GTGCCCTCGAAGGGGCGTGCCACGTGCCGGTGGGCCCGCCGGCTCGCTGCCGCGGTGGGCCTCGTGGCGCTGTGCGCGCTGCCCACGACGATGGCGGGCGCGACCCCGTCGCAGGCCGGCCGGGCCTCCGCGCACGCGCCCCTGTACGTGTCCGACTACGGCAACAACCGGGTTGTCGCCCTGCCCACGCGAGGCGGCGATCAGACATCCGTGCCCTTCGAGGGTCTCGTACGGCCGACGGGCATGGTCTGGGACGCGTCGGGCCGCCTCTACGTGTCGGACACCGGAAACAACCGCGTGGTCGTGAGGGCAGCGCACGGGAGTGGCCAGTCCACCGTCCCCACCGACGGCTTGTCGCGCCCCCTGGGGCTCGCCCTCGACCGGGCCGGGAACCTCTACGTCGCCGACAGCTTCAACGACCGGGTCGTGAAGGTGTCCGTGGCGAGCGGTACCCAGACGACCGTACCGACCACGGGGCTGCTGCACCCCTGGGGGCTGGCGCTGGACGCCGCCGGGAACCTGTACGTCTCCGACTTCGTCAACGACCGCGTCGTCAAGGTGGCCGGTGACGGGAGCGGCCAGTCCACCATCCCCGCCGTCGGCCTCTCCCAGCCGACCGGCCTGGCCCTCAGCGCCGCGGGGGACCTCTACATCGCCGACAGCGGCAACAACCGCGTGGTCAAGATCGCGGAGGGCGGCGGCCAGACCACCGTCCCCACCACCGGTCTCAGCGACCCGCTCGGCCTCGCGCTCGACGGCTGCGGCGGCCTGTACATCGCCGACGGCTTCAACAACCGGGTGGTCCGTGTCCAGGAGACAGGCGGTGGCCAGACCACCCTCCCGGCCACCGGCCTGAACACGCCGACGGGCCTCGCCTTCCCACCGATGGGCAACCGCCCCTGA
- a CDS encoding PP2C family protein-serine/threonine phosphatase has translation MESDTLGSVLADVLASSHRLAPHAIPDLVQDAGRRLGLSGARAYVADLQQRDLVALPSPEQARRLVAGGGIADLETLPVDNSLAGRAYRVETVQLSRPDADDSEWTGWVPVVDGIGRVGVLRVTAPELDASLLHRCEALADLVAMILAAKQPYSDLLARTLRTRPMSLQSELLWAFLPPRTIGTAAVTSSAVLEPAYEVGGDAYDHSLAGEVLHLTLLDAMGHDLASGGCSAAALAACRSTRRAGGRLDDIAVEIDRTLDRWIPERLLTCVIADLDTTTGRLDWINCGHPPPLLIRDRRVVTGALGRTPHPPLGLTGYDVPPPHVHSTHLQPGDRLLLFTDGVTDARSATGELFGEQRLADAVVRALTDGLPAPEALRRLIQQILVHQDQRLNDDATILLTEWHPLRP, from the coding sequence GTGGAGAGCGACACCCTGGGTTCGGTCCTGGCCGACGTGCTGGCCTCGTCCCACCGCCTCGCGCCCCATGCGATCCCCGATCTCGTGCAGGACGCCGGGCGGCGGCTGGGGCTGTCCGGTGCCCGTGCCTACGTGGCCGACCTGCAGCAGCGCGATCTGGTCGCGCTCCCGAGTCCCGAGCAGGCGCGAAGGCTCGTCGCCGGCGGCGGGATCGCGGACCTGGAAACGCTGCCCGTCGACAACTCGCTCGCCGGACGCGCCTACCGCGTCGAAACCGTGCAGCTGAGCCGACCGGACGCCGACGATTCCGAATGGACGGGATGGGTCCCGGTCGTGGACGGCATCGGTCGGGTGGGGGTGCTGCGCGTGACCGCGCCGGAACTCGATGCGTCCCTGCTGCACCGGTGTGAGGCCCTCGCCGACTTGGTCGCCATGATCCTGGCGGCGAAACAACCGTACAGCGACCTCCTGGCCCGGACCCTGCGCACCCGGCCGATGAGCCTGCAGTCCGAGCTGCTGTGGGCGTTCCTGCCACCGCGCACCATCGGCACCGCGGCGGTGACCTCAAGCGCCGTCCTGGAACCCGCGTACGAGGTGGGCGGGGACGCGTACGACCACAGCCTGGCCGGAGAAGTGCTGCACCTGACGCTTCTGGACGCCATGGGCCACGACCTCGCGTCCGGCGGCTGCAGCGCCGCCGCACTGGCCGCCTGCCGTTCCACCCGGCGCGCAGGCGGCCGCCTCGACGACATCGCCGTGGAGATCGACCGCACCTTGGACCGCTGGATCCCGGAGCGGTTGCTGACCTGCGTCATCGCCGACCTCGACACCACCACCGGTCGGCTGGACTGGATCAACTGCGGCCACCCTCCGCCGCTGCTGATCCGTGACCGCCGCGTCGTGACCGGCGCACTCGGCCGCACCCCCCACCCGCCGCTCGGGCTGACCGGCTACGACGTGCCGCCCCCGCACGTCCACAGCACCCACCTGCAGCCCGGCGACCGGCTGCTGCTGTTCACGGACGGTGTCACCGACGCACGCTCCGCCACCGGCGAGCTGTTCGGCGAACAGCGCCTGGCCGACGCCGTCGTCCGTGCCCTGACCGACGGCCTCCCCGCGCCCGAAGCCCTGCGCCGCCTGATCCAGCAGATCCTCGTGCACCAGGACCAACGCCTGAACGACGACGCCACCATCCTCCTCACCGAATGGCACCCCCTGCGCCCATGA